The Martelella sp. AD-3 genome includes a region encoding these proteins:
- a CDS encoding cytosine deaminase, with the protein MPGFMTLPEAPSYALLRATVPAVCLADASSFEAKEGLVSADIVIADGKVDAILPAGTAPAALPAADMRGGMVWPTFTDMHTHIDKGHIWERRRNPDGTFMGALENVMADRQANWSADDVAARMEFSLKSAYAHGTSLLRTHLDSLPPQHEISFEVFSDTREKWAGRIELQAVALFSIDMIFEPFFDDLTRLLKRHNGLIGGVTQMLPDLDARLDRMFRAAADNGLDIDLHVDETEEREVLTLGRIAEAKLRNGFEGSVTVGHCCSLARQDEDTAKRTIDVVAQAGLSVVSLPMCNMYLQDRHEGRTPRWRGVTLFKELTAAGVKTAVSSDNTRDPFYAYGDLDPVEVIREAVRILQLDHPLDETARIITRTPAEILGRGERGVIAEGGPADLVLFSARRWSEFLSRPQADRIVMRNGMGIDRSLPDYRELDPLMDK; encoded by the coding sequence ATGCCGGGATTCATGACATTGCCGGAAGCGCCCTCCTATGCGCTTCTGAGAGCCACCGTTCCTGCCGTCTGCCTTGCCGATGCGAGCAGCTTCGAGGCGAAGGAAGGTCTCGTCTCGGCCGATATCGTGATCGCGGACGGCAAGGTCGACGCCATTCTGCCCGCCGGCACGGCGCCCGCCGCGCTTCCCGCCGCCGACATGCGCGGCGGCATGGTCTGGCCCACCTTTACCGACATGCACACCCATATCGACAAGGGCCATATATGGGAGCGCCGCCGCAATCCCGACGGCACCTTCATGGGAGCCCTGGAAAACGTGATGGCCGACCGGCAGGCCAACTGGTCGGCCGATGACGTCGCCGCCCGCATGGAATTCTCGCTGAAATCGGCCTACGCCCATGGCACAAGCCTTCTGCGCACCCATCTCGACAGCCTGCCGCCACAGCACGAAATCTCCTTCGAGGTGTTTTCGGACACCCGGGAAAAATGGGCGGGCCGGATCGAGCTTCAGGCCGTCGCGCTCTTTTCCATCGACATGATCTTCGAGCCCTTCTTCGATGATCTGACGAGGCTTCTGAAACGCCACAACGGGTTGATCGGCGGCGTCACGCAAATGCTGCCGGACCTTGACGCGCGGCTGGACCGCATGTTCCGCGCGGCAGCCGACAACGGTCTCGATATCGACCTGCATGTGGATGAGACCGAAGAGCGTGAAGTCCTGACCCTAGGCCGGATTGCCGAGGCCAAGCTCAGAAACGGCTTTGAGGGTTCGGTCACCGTCGGCCATTGCTGTTCGCTGGCCCGTCAGGACGAAGACACGGCAAAGCGCACGATCGATGTCGTTGCCCAAGCCGGACTATCCGTCGTCTCGCTGCCGATGTGCAACATGTACCTGCAGGACCGCCACGAAGGCCGCACGCCGCGCTGGCGAGGCGTAACGCTGTTCAAGGAACTGACGGCAGCCGGGGTGAAGACGGCTGTTTCTTCCGACAATACCCGCGACCCGTTTTATGCCTATGGCGACCTCGATCCGGTCGAGGTCATTCGCGAGGCCGTGCGCATTCTCCAGCTGGATCACCCGCTGGACGAGACCGCCCGCATCATCACCCGCACACCCGCCGAAATCCTCGGCCGGGGCGAGCGTGGGGTGATTGCCGAAGGCGGACCCGCCGACCTCGTCCTCTTCAGCGCCCGGCGCTGGAGCGAATTCCTCTCCCGTCCGCAGGCTGACCGCATCGTGATGCGGAATGGCATGGGCATCGACCGCAGCCTGCCGGATTATCGCGAACTTGACCCGCTGATGGATAAGTGA
- a CDS encoding ABC transporter permease: MSDKVSAMQQDDAAYAKPGFWARHGETVLKITIPIAVLAFLVLVWQAIVVIYQTPHYILPGPALVVEAFFEDWGTLAPALWVTTKITFISLGLALVGGVGLAVIMVQSRWIETALYPITVILQVTPIVAIAPLILIYTPTTQVALLICAFLVAFFPILSNMAQGLKSVDHNLLNLFELYGASRWQTLIHLKLPASLPYFMTGLRIGGGLALIAAVVAEFAAGSAGAGSGLAFRLLESQYRLNIPRLFAALFMLACLGVAIFALTSFIAWLFLHRWHESSLKREN; this comes from the coding sequence ATGAGCGACAAGGTAAGCGCCATGCAGCAGGACGATGCGGCCTACGCGAAGCCCGGTTTCTGGGCGCGTCACGGCGAAACGGTCCTGAAAATCACGATCCCGATCGCCGTGCTCGCCTTCCTCGTGCTGGTCTGGCAGGCGATCGTGGTCATCTACCAGACCCCGCATTACATCCTTCCCGGCCCCGCGCTGGTGGTCGAGGCTTTCTTCGAGGACTGGGGCACGCTCGCGCCGGCGCTGTGGGTGACGACCAAGATCACCTTCATCTCGCTCGGCCTTGCCCTTGTCGGCGGCGTCGGCCTTGCCGTCATAATGGTCCAATCGCGCTGGATCGAGACCGCGCTTTACCCGATCACCGTCATCCTTCAGGTGACCCCGATCGTCGCCATCGCGCCGCTGATCCTGATATACACGCCAACGACGCAGGTGGCGCTCCTGATCTGCGCCTTCCTCGTCGCCTTCTTCCCGATCCTCTCCAACATGGCGCAGGGCCTGAAGAGCGTCGACCATAACCTCCTGAACCTGTTCGAGCTCTACGGCGCCTCGCGCTGGCAGACGCTCATCCACCTGAAACTGCCCGCATCGCTCCCCTATTTCATGACGGGGCTCCGGATCGGCGGCGGTCTGGCGCTGATTGCCGCCGTGGTCGCCGAGTTCGCCGCGGGCTCGGCTGGCGCCGGCTCCGGCCTTGCCTTCCGTCTTCTGGAATCGCAGTACCGGCTCAACATTCCGCGCCTCTTCGCAGCGCTCTTCATGCTCGCCTGCCTCGGCGTGGCAATCTTCGCGCTCACCTCCTTCATTGCCTGGCTGTTCCTGCACCGCTGGCACGAAAGCAGCCTCAAGAGGGAAAACTGA
- a CDS encoding ABC transporter substrate-binding protein, whose product MSTTSKTAALAGAAFMAAAATPAFALDEVSYGTNWLAQAEHGGFYQAVADGTYEKYGLDVTIVQGGPQAANRALLIAGKVDFYMGSPQGELDAVVEDIPLIDVAAIFQKDPQILMAHPDQGIEEFADLAKLPTIFMGKDGFLSYFQWMKANFDGFDDAQYKPYTFNPAPFIADPQSAQQGYLTSEPYSVEKEAGWSPKVFLLADSGYSPYSTMITAQKKLVEENPDLVQRFVDASIEGWYNYLYGDNTAANELIKADNPEMTDEQIAYSIEKMKEYGIVVSGDADEGGIGCITDAHYKTFFDDMVDIGLFEADLDYTKAYTTAFVCKGVGMDLMK is encoded by the coding sequence ATGTCGACTACCTCAAAGACCGCCGCGCTCGCCGGCGCTGCCTTCATGGCAGCGGCCGCCACGCCCGCCTTTGCGCTGGACGAGGTCTCCTATGGCACCAACTGGCTGGCGCAGGCCGAGCATGGCGGTTTCTACCAGGCCGTCGCCGACGGCACATACGAGAAATACGGCCTGGACGTCACCATCGTGCAGGGCGGCCCGCAGGCAGCCAACCGCGCGCTCCTGATCGCCGGCAAGGTCGATTTCTACATGGGCTCGCCCCAGGGCGAGCTTGACGCCGTCGTCGAGGACATTCCGCTCATCGATGTCGCCGCCATCTTCCAGAAGGACCCGCAGATCCTGATGGCCCATCCCGACCAGGGCATCGAGGAATTCGCCGATCTCGCCAAGCTGCCGACCATCTTCATGGGCAAGGACGGTTTCCTGTCCTACTTCCAGTGGATGAAGGCCAATTTCGACGGCTTCGACGATGCCCAGTACAAGCCCTATACCTTCAACCCGGCGCCCTTTATCGCCGATCCGCAGTCGGCCCAGCAGGGTTACCTCACCTCCGAGCCCTATTCGGTCGAGAAGGAAGCCGGTTGGTCGCCGAAGGTCTTCCTGCTCGCCGACAGCGGCTATTCGCCCTATTCGACGATGATCACCGCGCAGAAGAAGCTGGTCGAGGAAAACCCGGACCTCGTCCAGCGTTTCGTCGATGCCTCGATCGAAGGCTGGTACAACTATCTCTACGGCGACAACACCGCTGCCAACGAACTGATCAAGGCCGACAATCCGGAAATGACGGACGAGCAGATCGCCTATTCCATCGAAAAGATGAAGGAATACGGCATCGTCGTTTCCGGCGACGCGGATGAAGGCGGCATCGGCTGCATCACCGACGCCCACTACAAGACCTTCTTCGACGACATGGTCGATATCGGCCTTTTCGAAGCTGATCTCGACTACACGAAGGCTTACACGACCGCGTTCGTCTGCAAGGGCGTTGGCATGGACCTGATGAAATAG
- a CDS encoding NAD(P)H-dependent oxidoreductase — translation MRVLVLFSHPVETSFGAALHAQVVESLKKAGHEVDDCDLYAEGFQPVLTREERIGYHDYPENTAPVEGYVERLRKAEALVIVTPVWNFGFPAMLKGYFDRVWLPGVSFALEDGKLTPTLRHIRKLAAVFTYGATPMRAFLAGNPPKKIVKRVLRAQIKLGAPVSFMAHYDMNNCTDRTRADFLARVKAEMEAF, via the coding sequence ATGCGCGTTCTCGTTCTCTTCAGCCATCCGGTGGAAACGAGCTTCGGAGCGGCGCTTCATGCCCAGGTGGTGGAAAGCCTGAAGAAGGCCGGCCACGAGGTTGATGATTGCGATCTTTACGCCGAGGGTTTCCAGCCGGTCCTGACCCGCGAGGAGCGGATCGGCTATCACGACTATCCGGAAAATACCGCACCGGTTGAAGGCTATGTCGAGCGGTTGCGCAAGGCCGAAGCCCTCGTCATCGTCACGCCAGTGTGGAATTTCGGCTTTCCGGCCATGCTGAAAGGCTATTTCGACCGGGTCTGGCTGCCGGGTGTTTCGTTTGCGCTCGAGGACGGGAAACTGACCCCGACGCTGCGCCATATCAGGAAGCTTGCGGCTGTCTTCACCTATGGCGCAACGCCGATGCGGGCGTTTCTGGCCGGCAATCCGCCGAAAAAGATCGTCAAGCGCGTGTTGCGCGCCCAGATCAAGCTCGGCGCCCCGGTGTCCTTCATGGCGCATTACGACATGAACAACTGCACCGACAGGACCAGGGCCGATTTCCTTGCAAGGGTGAAGGCCGAGATGGAAGCTTTCTGA
- the ung gene encoding uracil-DNA glycosylase, producing MAESEIRLEDGWRGKLKPEFESAYMAELRSFLVEEKRAGQTVFPKGSEYFRALDLTPLENVRIVILGQDPYHGPGQAHGLCFSVQPGVRVPPSLVNIYKELATDVGFQKVNHGFLEHWARQGVLLLNSVLTVRQAAAASHRGKGWEQFTDAVIRAVNDECPHVVFMLWGAYAQKKASFVDRSRHLVLKAPHPSPLSAHNGFFGCRHFSKANQFLLEQGMEPVDWQLPEDPADE from the coding sequence ATGGCAGAGAGCGAGATCAGGCTTGAGGACGGCTGGCGGGGGAAACTCAAGCCGGAATTCGAGAGCGCCTATATGGCCGAACTCCGCTCCTTTCTGGTGGAGGAGAAGCGTGCCGGACAGACCGTTTTCCCGAAGGGGAGCGAGTATTTCCGCGCGCTCGACCTGACGCCGCTTGAAAACGTGCGTATCGTCATTCTCGGGCAGGATCCCTATCATGGCCCGGGACAGGCCCACGGGCTCTGTTTCTCCGTGCAGCCGGGCGTGCGCGTGCCGCCGTCACTGGTCAATATCTACAAGGAACTGGCTACCGATGTCGGGTTCCAGAAGGTCAATCACGGCTTTCTCGAACACTGGGCGCGCCAGGGCGTGCTGCTGTTGAATTCCGTTCTCACCGTGCGCCAGGCGGCGGCTGCCTCCCATCGCGGCAAGGGCTGGGAGCAATTCACCGACGCCGTCATCCGCGCGGTCAATGACGAATGCCCCCATGTGGTGTTCATGCTCTGGGGCGCCTATGCGCAGAAAAAGGCCTCCTTTGTGGACAGGTCACGGCATCTGGTGCTGAAGGCGCCGCATCCCTCGCCGCTCTCCGCCCATAACGGTTTTTTCGGATGTCGCCATTTTTCCAAAGCCAACCAGTTCCTTCTGGAGCAGGGCATGGAACCGGTGGACTGGCAATTGCCGGAGGATCCGGCGGACGAATAA
- a CDS encoding creatininase family protein: protein MAKRFYWNELTSPEFSALDPATTVAILPLASTEQHGPHLPVATDVAIAQGMLDTLKENLPEELDVLVLPVQEIGKANEHIHGPGTLSFGADLLIPAWTTIGEKVAAAGLRKIIMVNSHGGNLDIMSIVSREMRVRFNMVAVATQWARFGSPDGMISEEERTYGIHGGEVETSLMLHFRPELVRMEHAENFVSLAKWQKENTRRLQPTPPNALAWIAHDLNPKGALGNAAIATAEKGAAIAQHQIAGFIELIEDVVAYPLDKLYTPA, encoded by the coding sequence TCTGGACCCGGCGACCACCGTCGCTATCCTGCCGCTCGCCTCCACCGAACAGCACGGACCGCATCTTCCGGTCGCGACCGATGTCGCCATCGCCCAGGGCATGCTCGACACGCTCAAGGAAAACCTGCCCGAAGAGCTCGACGTGCTGGTCCTGCCCGTCCAGGAAATCGGCAAGGCCAATGAGCATATCCACGGCCCCGGAACACTCTCCTTCGGCGCGGACCTCCTGATCCCCGCATGGACGACGATCGGCGAAAAGGTCGCCGCGGCCGGCCTGCGCAAGATCATCATGGTCAACAGCCATGGCGGCAATCTCGACATCATGAGCATCGTCTCGCGGGAAATGCGCGTGCGCTTCAACATGGTCGCCGTTGCCACCCAATGGGCGCGTTTCGGCTCGCCCGACGGCATGATCAGCGAGGAAGAACGCACCTACGGCATTCACGGCGGCGAGGTCGAGACCTCGCTGATGCTCCACTTCCGTCCGGAACTGGTCAGGATGGAACATGCCGAAAACTTCGTGTCGCTGGCCAAATGGCAGAAGGAAAACACCCGCCGCCTGCAGCCGACGCCGCCCAATGCGCTGGCCTGGATCGCCCATGATCTCAACCCCAAGGGGGCGCTCGGCAATGCCGCGATCGCGACGGCGGAAAAGGGCGCGGCCATCGCGCAACACCAGATTGCGGGCTTCATCGAACTGATCGAGGATGTCGTCGCCTACCCGCTCGACAAGCTTTATACGCCGGCGTGA
- a CDS encoding FAD-binding oxidoreductase: protein MPDYQQIKAELEGIAIEDNPNMVLRKSRDFYWYSPILKEQLENVTGDLVVSPKNEEELIRILKVAFKNDVPVTARGGGTGNYGQCMPLSGGIVLDMTKMNAIKDIKPGRVIAEAGIICAQLDRELKEKSGQELRFHPSTTGQATLGGFIAGGSGGVGSVHWGGLRDLGNVLRLRIVTLEAEPRVMELTARDLLKVSHAYGTNGIITEVEMPLAPAYDWVDVMVGHETFMDAVRFSDRLAKSSGILVKEIAPIAAPVPYSYFNRHKPYLREGESVSVVMVAPHSLEPFEALVNLYKGEIRFRSDEAESLRGLPRAYELGWNHTTLRALKMEPDAFTYLQVQYPGPDHVAKVQEMTALFGDEVIGHLEFLRFDGAIQCSGLPLVRYTTAERLEEIIRIHEDHGCPIFNPHRYTLEEGGMKQTDELQLAFKKETDPKGLLNPGKMIAWENPDFDFKAGKNFLFKGLSETGAE, encoded by the coding sequence ATGCCGGACTATCAACAGATCAAGGCCGAACTCGAAGGCATCGCCATCGAGGACAATCCCAATATGGTTCTGCGCAAGAGCCGGGATTTCTACTGGTACTCTCCAATCCTGAAGGAACAGCTTGAGAATGTGACCGGCGATCTGGTCGTCTCGCCGAAGAACGAGGAAGAGCTGATCCGGATCCTCAAGGTCGCGTTCAAGAATGACGTTCCCGTCACGGCGCGCGGCGGCGGCACAGGCAATTACGGGCAGTGCATGCCGCTTTCCGGCGGCATCGTGCTCGACATGACCAAGATGAACGCCATCAAGGACATAAAGCCCGGCCGCGTCATCGCTGAGGCCGGCATCATCTGCGCCCAGCTTGACAGGGAGCTGAAGGAAAAATCCGGGCAGGAACTGCGCTTCCATCCCTCGACCACCGGCCAGGCCACGCTCGGCGGCTTCATCGCCGGCGGCTCCGGCGGCGTCGGCTCGGTCCACTGGGGCGGCCTTCGCGACCTTGGCAATGTTCTGCGTTTGCGGATCGTGACGCTGGAGGCAGAACCGCGGGTGATGGAACTGACGGCGCGCGACCTCCTGAAGGTCAGCCACGCCTACGGCACCAACGGCATCATCACCGAGGTCGAGATGCCGCTGGCGCCCGCCTATGACTGGGTGGATGTGATGGTCGGCCACGAGACCTTCATGGATGCCGTGCGCTTTTCCGACCGTCTGGCGAAATCCTCCGGCATCCTGGTCAAGGAAATCGCCCCGATCGCGGCTCCCGTGCCCTATTCCTATTTCAACCGCCACAAGCCCTATCTGAGGGAAGGTGAGTCTGTCTCCGTGGTCATGGTGGCGCCGCATTCGCTGGAACCCTTCGAGGCGCTGGTGAACCTCTACAAGGGCGAGATCCGCTTCCGCTCCGATGAGGCCGAAAGCCTGCGCGGCCTGCCGCGCGCCTATGAACTCGGCTGGAACCACACGACGCTCAGAGCGCTGAAGATGGAGCCGGATGCCTTCACTTATCTGCAAGTCCAGTATCCCGGACCCGATCATGTGGCCAAGGTCCAGGAGATGACCGCGCTTTTCGGCGACGAGGTGATCGGCCATCTGGAATTCCTGCGTTTCGACGGCGCGATTCAGTGTTCCGGCCTGCCACTGGTGCGCTACACCACGGCCGAGCGGCTGGAAGAGATCATCCGTATCCACGAGGATCATGGTTGTCCGATCTTCAACCCGCACCGCTATACGCTGGAAGAGGGCGGCATGAAGCAGACCGACGAATTGCAGCTGGCCTTCAAGAAGGAAACCGACCCCAAGGGCCTTCTGAACCCCGGCAAGATGATCGCCTGGGAAAATCCGGATTTCGATTTCAAGGCCGGCAAGAACTTCCTGTTCAAGGGCCTTTCCGAGACGGGAGCCGAATAG
- a CDS encoding GH32 C-terminal domain-containing protein, with product MSMLEQKTADETRLRKLRGTVPVNAVLHVWLKAIHPHAPAEIQLSLNGQLFGNIFAQNAEEYEFRMFFVPHGGELECSYDPETTTISVAYWFTDAKVLEEGITVLRTHAANAPAPAPGSYHFRPPFGWMNDPNGFGRFNGSAHLFYQHYSHGLTWNTMHWGHAISEDYLHWRHMPIFLFPSEDLTHRPDKRGGAFSGSAIPLENSAGIRVFFTEHVIERAPEREIQMVATSQSLIFAGAAKPLIDKRPELEGLTLDFRDPYVFRGPDGYWKMLLGSRQGEEGVVLLYQTADLTAASGWEFVEILHREGRFNTQVVECPCLLPLDGPAGDPQTHWVLVCGLMHSHHEETGRRNLTMATVGHFDGKHFTPQFEQELDFATDNYAFQAFLDQGRPVGIGWLANWADAAPEIDFPTAMTLPRNLVYDAADNTLLTPPIEGVEMLRDALIDDTALAAGEPVMLEKGQAEVVIELDRNDGPFEIDLYHNNIEITVKIDAEGMRLLYMDDSKTPTPDYIAPGANPSHLRLFLDIGSVEVFADNGRWAGTKRIAGFDPIHSMRIREGAIKSAKVWSLAL from the coding sequence ATGTCCATGCTTGAGCAGAAAACCGCCGACGAGACCCGCCTGCGCAAATTGCGCGGCACCGTACCGGTCAATGCCGTGCTTCATGTCTGGCTGAAGGCCATTCACCCGCATGCGCCCGCCGAAATCCAGCTTTCGCTCAACGGCCAACTGTTCGGCAATATCTTCGCCCAGAACGCGGAAGAGTATGAATTCCGCATGTTCTTCGTGCCGCATGGCGGCGAACTGGAATGTTCCTACGATCCGGAAACGACGACGATCTCGGTCGCCTACTGGTTTACAGATGCCAAGGTGCTGGAGGAAGGCATTACCGTGCTGCGCACCCATGCCGCCAATGCCCCGGCGCCCGCCCCCGGCAGCTATCATTTCCGCCCGCCCTTCGGCTGGATGAACGATCCGAACGGCTTCGGCCGCTTCAACGGCTCGGCGCATCTCTTCTACCAGCATTATTCACACGGGCTGACCTGGAACACCATGCACTGGGGCCACGCGATCTCGGAGGATTACCTGCACTGGCGGCACATGCCGATCTTCCTGTTCCCCTCCGAAGACCTCACCCACCGCCCGGACAAGCGCGGCGGCGCCTTTTCCGGCTCGGCGATCCCGCTGGAAAATTCCGCCGGCATTCGCGTGTTCTTCACCGAACATGTGATCGAGCGCGCGCCCGAACGCGAAATCCAGATGGTCGCCACCTCGCAATCGCTGATCTTCGCCGGCGCGGCCAAGCCGCTGATCGACAAACGGCCGGAGCTGGAAGGACTGACGCTCGACTTCCGCGACCCGTACGTTTTCCGGGGGCCTGACGGCTACTGGAAAATGCTGCTTGGCAGCCGCCAGGGCGAGGAAGGCGTGGTCCTCCTCTACCAGACGGCCGACCTGACGGCGGCAAGCGGCTGGGAGTTCGTCGAAATCCTGCACCGTGAGGGCCGGTTCAATACCCAGGTTGTCGAGTGTCCCTGCCTGCTGCCGCTCGACGGCCCGGCCGGCGACCCGCAGACCCATTGGGTGCTGGTCTGCGGACTGATGCACAGCCACCACGAGGAAACCGGCCGCAGGAACCTGACCATGGCGACCGTCGGCCATTTCGACGGCAAGCATTTCACGCCCCAATTCGAGCAGGAACTCGATTTCGCCACGGACAACTACGCCTTCCAGGCCTTTCTCGACCAGGGCCGCCCGGTCGGTATTGGCTGGCTGGCCAACTGGGCCGATGCCGCGCCGGAAATCGACTTTCCGACGGCGATGACCCTGCCGCGCAACCTTGTCTATGACGCAGCCGACAACACGCTTCTGACGCCGCCGATCGAGGGCGTGGAAATGCTGCGCGACGCGTTGATCGATGACACCGCCCTTGCCGCCGGCGAGCCGGTGATGCTGGAAAAGGGCCAGGCCGAGGTCGTGATCGAGCTTGACCGCAATGACGGGCCGTTCGAAATTGACCTCTACCACAACAATATCGAGATCACGGTGAAGATCGATGCTGAGGGGATGAGGCTTCTCTATATGGACGACAGCAAGACGCCGACGCCCGACTATATCGCCCCCGGCGCCAATCCGAGCCATTTGCGGCTGTTCCTCGACATCGGTTCAGTCGAAGTGTTTGCTGACAACGGCCGCTGGGCCGGCACAAAGCGCATCGCCGGCTTCGACCCGATCCACTCGATGCGAATCCGCGAAGGCGCGATCAAATCGGCAAAGGTCTGGTCGCTGGCGCTTTGA
- a CDS encoding LysR family transcriptional regulator produces the protein MLHSRKLQYIDEIARCGSIRKAAQRLNVASSAVNRQILALEEEFGAPLFERLPRGLRLTAAGEMCVEHIREVLKGYEKLESRIRALKMPQAGKVTLVATVGLAAGPLPDIIARFVDENPRIRIHLRSDGGTTTIANVLTGEVDLGLGFNIPPTPGIRTLASFDVPIGAVMPPDHRLAREERVNVSDVVQEPLVLAQPGTSLRHVINLALSPLSLPIEPVVETNASEMLKGLVKRGTGLTFLNPLDVYVECQKGELAFRPLADPHVRHQPMKLFSRARAPLDAASSLFVDYLLKELSAIIDTLQQRHHLPPSPG, from the coding sequence ATGCTTCATTCCAGGAAACTGCAATATATCGACGAGATCGCCCGTTGCGGGTCGATCCGCAAGGCCGCCCAGCGGCTGAATGTCGCCTCATCCGCCGTGAACCGGCAAATCCTTGCCCTGGAAGAGGAATTCGGCGCGCCGCTGTTCGAGCGGCTGCCCCGTGGTCTGCGGCTGACGGCGGCCGGCGAGATGTGCGTGGAGCATATCCGCGAGGTGCTGAAGGGCTATGAGAAGCTGGAATCGCGTATCCGCGCGCTGAAAATGCCACAGGCGGGCAAGGTGACGCTGGTCGCGACCGTCGGACTTGCCGCCGGTCCGCTGCCGGATATCATCGCCCGTTTCGTTGATGAAAATCCAAGGATCCGCATCCATCTCAGATCCGATGGCGGCACCACGACGATCGCCAATGTGCTGACCGGCGAGGTCGATCTCGGCCTCGGCTTCAACATTCCGCCGACGCCGGGCATCCGCACGCTCGCCTCCTTCGATGTGCCGATCGGGGCCGTGATGCCGCCCGATCATCGCCTCGCGCGGGAAGAGCGCGTCAATGTCTCCGACGTCGTGCAGGAGCCGCTGGTGCTCGCCCAGCCCGGCACAAGCCTGCGCCATGTCATCAATCTGGCGCTGTCGCCCTTGTCCCTGCCGATCGAGCCGGTGGTGGAGACCAATGCGTCGGAAATGCTGAAAGGCCTGGTCAAGCGGGGCACGGGGCTGACCTTCCTCAATCCGCTCGATGTCTATGTCGAATGCCAGAAAGGCGAACTGGCCTTCCGCCCGCTCGCCGATCCGCATGTGCGCCACCAGCCGATGAAACTCTTTTCACGCGCCCGCGCGCCGCTTGATGCGGCAAGCAGCCTGTTCGTCGATTACCTGCTGAAGGAGCTTTCCGCCATTATCGACACGCTGCAGCAACGCCATCACCTGCCGCCGTCGCCAGGTTGA
- a CDS encoding RidA family protein — MKKSINPDGVRKPFGNYSHGLYVPPGAGLLVTSGQLGIGQDEAIPRSVSAQTELCFQAIGKILAAADMGFEDVIRITGYVTTREDFPAYMDVRDRYISDPMPVSTLLIVSGFTRAEFLVEVEVTAAKLP; from the coding sequence ATGAAGAAGAGCATCAACCCTGACGGCGTTCGCAAGCCTTTCGGCAATTACAGCCACGGCCTCTACGTGCCGCCGGGCGCCGGCCTTCTGGTCACCTCCGGCCAGCTCGGCATCGGGCAGGACGAGGCCATTCCGCGCTCGGTCAGCGCGCAGACGGAGCTCTGCTTCCAGGCGATCGGGAAAATCCTGGCGGCAGCCGATATGGGGTTTGAGGATGTGATCCGCATTACCGGCTACGTGACGACGCGCGAGGATTTTCCGGCCTATATGGATGTCCGCGACCGCTACATCTCCGATCCCATGCCGGTGTCGACCCTGCTGATCGTCTCCGGCTTCACCCGCGCGGAATTTCTGGTCGAGGTCGAGGTCACGGCGGCCAAGCTGCCGTAA
- a CDS encoding ABC transporter ATP-binding protein: protein MPNAYAEIPASLQKPLVKMEHVTKIFSNGTIALNDMSLTVRQGEFVSLLGPSGCGKSTALRIIAALGDITRGTIDWPSSRISAKGRPEGDISFVFQEPTLMPWATVFGNVYLPLKLRGQSKAGTRDQIMDVLETVGLEDFADAYPRELSGGMKMRVSIARALVTKPKLLLMDEPFAALDEITRQRLNDDVLRLWHETGITVIFVTHSVFESAYLSNRIVVMRARPGQVFDDFPLDTSQVRDEDYRSSEEYHQACAKVSHALQGAIHAAGGEH, encoded by the coding sequence ATGCCGAACGCCTATGCCGAAATTCCGGCATCGCTACAAAAGCCATTGGTGAAGATGGAGCATGTCACCAAGATCTTCTCCAACGGCACCATCGCGCTCAACGACATGTCCCTGACAGTGCGCCAGGGCGAGTTTGTCAGCCTGCTCGGGCCTTCCGGCTGCGGCAAGTCGACCGCGCTCAGGATCATCGCCGCGCTCGGCGACATCACCCGCGGCACGATAGACTGGCCAAGCTCGCGCATTTCCGCCAAGGGGCGCCCGGAAGGCGATATCAGCTTCGTCTTCCAGGAGCCGACGCTGATGCCCTGGGCAACGGTGTTCGGCAATGTCTACCTGCCGCTGAAGCTGCGCGGCCAGTCGAAAGCCGGCACGCGCGATCAGATCATGGACGTTTTGGAAACCGTCGGCCTTGAGGATTTCGCCGATGCCTATCCGCGCGAGCTTTCCGGCGGCATGAAGATGCGCGTCTCGATCGCCCGCGCACTGGTCACAAAACCGAAACTTCTCCTGATGGACGAGCCCTTCGCAGCGCTTGACGAGATCACCCGCCAGCGGCTCAACGACGATGTGCTCAGGCTCTGGCACGAGACCGGCATCACCGTCATCTTCGTCACCCATTCCGTTTTCGAATCCGCCTATCTGTCCAACCGCATCGTCGTGATGCGCGCCCGTCCCGGCCAGGTCTTCGACGACTTTCCGCTCGACACGAGCCAGGTGCGTGACGAGGACTACCGTTCGTCGGAGGAATATCACCAGGCCTGCGCGAAAGTGTCCCACGCGCTGCAGGGCGCGATCCACGCCGCAGGAGGAGAACACTGA